A region of the Burkholderia pyrrocinia genome:
CGGTCGAGTAACGGCTGTTGATGCCGGCGGCGACCAGCGAGCCGAGCAGGATGCCGGCCGTGAGGCCCGCGGTCAGCGTGCCGCACGCATAACCGATATGACGCGACGGCACATGCTCGGACACGAACACCCACGCGCCCGGCACTTCGCCGCCGACCGCCGCGCCCTGCAGCACGCGGAACAGCAGCAGCAACACCGGTGCGAGGATGCCGATCGTGTCGTAGGTCGGCAGCAGGCCCATCAGCAGCGTCGGCACGGACATCATCAGCACGCTCAGCGTGAACATCCGCTTGCGGCCGAACAGGTCGCCGAAGTGCGCCATGATCACGCCGCCGAGCGGGCGCGCGAGATAGCCGGCCGCGAAGATGCCGAACGTCTGCAACTGGCGCAGCCAGTCGGGAATGTCGTGCGGGAAGAAGAGCTGTCCTATCGCCGGGGCGAAGAACACGAAGATGATGAAGTCGTAGAACTCGAGGGCGCCGCCGAGTGCGGCAAGGCCAAGGGTCTTGTAGTCGCTGCGCGTGAGCGCGCGTTCGGCGGCGCGAGGCACGCCGCTCAATTCGGAAGCTTGCATGGTCAGGACGATCGGTTTTCGAATGTTGTTGTCGGTGCTGCGTCTCCAGGGCCCGCTATCGGCATGGACTGACAAGGCGCGGCTTGCGTCGTCGAAGCGTGCCGGGTGCCGGATAGGGCACGAGACACGCGCCGCCGCACCGGGATGGGGCGCGGCGCAGACGAAGCGTCAAAGCGGGTGAGGGGATTCTACAGGAGCGCGAAATGCGCGCGCGGGTGCGCGTCGAGGAACGTTTCGGACCGTGCAGCCGAAGTGCGCGCGGCGCGGGCGGCCGGTGAGCCGCTGACGCGCCGCGCGAGGCAGGGTCTCGCGGATCAGTTGCCGGCGATCGTATCGACCGGCTTGAACGCGCCGCGCTCGACCTTGTAGATCGTGACCGGCGCATCCTTCAGGTCGCCTTTCGTGTCGTACGCGATGCTGGGGGCCGACACGCCCTTGATCGACACCTTGCCGAGATACGGCGTGTACACCTTCGGGTCGGTCGAGTTCGCGTCCTTCATCGCGGTGAGCAGCGCGATCGTGCCGTCGTACGCGTACGGCGAATACGTGATCACGTCTTCGTTGAAGCGCGCCTTGTAGCGTGCCGCGTAGCCGGCGAAGCCCGGCATCTTTTCCTTCGGCAGCCCGCCCATGTAGACGATCGCGCCTTCGGCCGCTTCGCCGCCGACCTTCAGGAACGTCGGCGAGCGCGACATCTCGCCCGTCACGAACGCCGACTTCATCCCGAGCTGGCGCATCTTGCGGATCATCGGCGACGATTGCGCGTCGCCGCCGCCGTAGAAGACCGCATCCGGATTGACGCCCTTCAGGTTGGTCAGGATCGCGGAGAAATCGAGCGCCTTGTCGTTCGTGAAGTCGCGCTTGACGATCGTGCCGCCCGCCGCCTCGACGGCCTTCGCGAATTCGTCGGCGATGCCCTGGCCGTAGGCCGTGCGGTCGTCGATGATCGCGATGCGCTTGTAGCGCAGCGTCTTCACCGCGTACGTGCCCACGATGCGGCCCGCTTGCGCGTCGCTCGTCAGCAGCCGGTAGGTCGTCTTGTAGCCGCGCGCGGTGTACTGCGGCGACGTCGCCATCGAGATCTGCGGCAGCCCCGCGCGATCGTACAGGTCGGACGCCGGAATGCTGGTGCCCGAATTGAAGTGACCGATGACCCCGCGGACGTTGTCGTCGATCAGCCGCTGCGCGACGGTCGTACCCGTGCGCGGGTCGGCCTGGTCGTCCTGCGAGTCGAGCTGGAACGTGACGGGCTTGCCGCCGATCGTCGGACGCGTCGCGTTGAAGTCGGCGATCGCGAG
Encoded here:
- a CDS encoding branched-chain amino acid ABC transporter substrate-binding protein, producing the protein MKLKVSHVALAAACALSGAHAIAADVVKIGFAAPLTGPQSNYGTDMQKGVQLAIADFNATRPTIGGKPVTFQLDSQDDQADPRTGTTVAQRLIDDNVRGVIGHFNSGTSIPASDLYDRAGLPQISMATSPQYTARGYKTTYRLLTSDAQAGRIVGTYAVKTLRYKRIAIIDDRTAYGQGIADEFAKAVEAAGGTIVKRDFTNDKALDFSAILTNLKGVNPDAVFYGGGDAQSSPMIRKMRQLGMKSAFVTGEMSRSPTFLKVGGEAAEGAIVYMGGLPKEKMPGFAGYAARYKARFNEDVITYSPYAYDGTIALLTAMKDANSTDPKVYTPYLGKVSIKGVSAPSIAYDTKGDLKDAPVTIYKVERGAFKPVDTIAGN